In Prochlorococcus marinus str. GP2, the DNA window TCTGAGACCGTTTTTTTCTTCCTTTGTAATTTCTTCTATTTCTTTCAATTGAGGGGGGTTATCCTCGTCCCACAAATTTAAAGATTCTAATGACGATTCAAGATGAGCTTTTATCCCATACCTCCATCTTGTAACATCCTTAACTAGTGCAGTTAATTCTTTTGGTCTATTAAATTTATCTGTCGCAAAATTTGTCTTGTCAAACAACTTTACAGGAGGTATTTCGGAAGTCTTTAAACCTAATCCAATTAGAAAAATAGGTACTCCATAGAAAAAAGTAGGTACACTTAAATTCACTGAGTCTGTAAAATAAGCAGTCATTCCAACAAAAGCTAATATACCCCCAGCCGTTACGATTAAGTTTCCAGGCGATAAGTATTTCTTCATTTTGATTTAGTAGAATGATTTTAAAAGGGCTAACAAGTATTATGCAAGATCCTAATACTGCAAATCAAGGAGATTTGATTTTTAAACTTGATCAAGACAGAGCATGGCTACTAGAAAATCTTGATAAGGGTAAATGGCCAGAAATCAGAAGCGAACTTGCCGTGCTTGAAAGAAAAATAAGCAAATTAATTATAAGCGTTCAAGAAAATAGTGTTGATATCTGATCTAAAAAGGTATTTCGTCAACTTCAGGTACTAATGGTGAACTATCCCAACTAGATTTTTTGGGGGTTCCTTTATTTTCAAATGAATCATTATTTTCTTTTTGATCAGACTTAATAACTTCAACTGGTGATATTTGATGAATCTTTGAAGCTGTTAGTTCTGGTTGCTTTTCTTTTGTTCCGTCTTTTCTAGTGACAGAATTCATCTTTAGACGTCCCTCAATAACAATATTTTGCCCCTCCTTTAGTTCATTTAGCATTTCTTGGGCAATATTCCCCCATCCTATGATCTTGAGATCTCTGGGTGGATCTTCACTGCGTAATCCTTTAAAATTAACAATCATTTCTGCAATTGGAGTTTGGTTTTCTTTGGTATACCTCATTTGGGGAGCGCTATTAATTACCGCCTGAATTAAACAATGATTCATTACTTACTATTTAATTAAAGACATACTGATGCAGAATCAAGAAAATTGCTATAAAAATGTTTGGATCCTATCAGGAACTTCGGATGGACCTGAAATAGCTAATAGGCTTCTTGAACTTAATTATTCAGTCTTTGCAAGTGTTTTAACTTATAAAGCAGGGCAAGCTTATATTGAAAATCCAAAGTTACATATCATTACGGGAAAATTAAATAATAAAGATCAAATTATTAATTTCATAAATAAAAATAAAATCGCATGCGTTGTCGATGCTACTCATCCATTTGCAGTAATAATTTCTAAAAATCTTAATAATGCATGTAAAGAGATTAATATACCTTTCTTACTATTTGAGAGGAAATCTCTAATAAAAAACACTAATAATTTTTTTTATATTGATCATTTAAAGGATATAAATAACGTTGATATAGAAAATAAGAATATTCTTCTGGCTATAGGATCAAGATTTCTTAACGATACAGCTAATTATTATATGAATCGTAAAGCAAATGTATTTACAAGAGTACTTCCAACTTACGAGGGCATAACTAAAGCTTTTGGATCATGTATTAAAAATTCAAACATAGCCATACTCGAACCAAGTAAAAAAAATAAAAGTTTTTTAGAAAAAAAACTTTGTGATTTTTGGGAGATAGATTATGTTCTATGCAGAGAATCTGGAAGTTATTCTCAGAAAAACTGGGAGAGTATAGTTTCTGGAAGTAAAATGAAGTTATTTTTGGTCAAAAGGCCGATAGTTAAAAATGATAATTCTTACTCTTTTGATCAATATCACGATTTGATAAATCACATAATTAACAATATTGATGTTTAATTCATTATGGAAGTATTAGTGATGATCACAACTGAATCAAGTAACGCAAATGCTTTGCGAATGGCTAAATTACTAATACAAAATAAACTTGCAGCTTGTGTTTCGATAAAGCAAATTTTTTCAATTTATAAGTGGGATGATGATATTGAAGAAACTAAAGAGTTCGAAATTACAATTAAAAGCAAACTAGAATTTAAAGATTATTTAATTGAATTCTTAAATAAAAATTCCACATATGATGTTCCTCAAATTATTTACAAAAAATACCATGCTGAGATGAAATATTATGATTGGTTAAATAAGACTATTTGATAAATTTATTTTATTAACTCTTTAAGATCAATATCCGATCTAGATCCTAATTGCGTAATTATTTGTCCTGCACAAATTGAAGCTATCTCTCCGCATTTTTTTAGGGAACAATTGTTTATTAATCCATGGATAAATCCACCCGCATAGATATCTCCCGCTCCTGTAGTATCAATAATCTTGCCTTTCGTTATTGACTCAATTATTTCAACATTATTTTTGTTAACTATGAGAGAACCATTGCTTCCGAGAGTTACTATGACTAATTCACATAAGGAAGATAGGTCTTCTTGGCAGCTTGCTAATTTATCATTTTTAAATAGACTTAACACCTCGGATTCATTACAAAAAACAATATCTACATATTCATAAATTAATTCCAAGAAACTCTCACGATGTCTATCTACACAAAATGAATCAGACAATGAAAGAATTATTTTTGTATTGGATTGTTTTGCAATTTGGGCGGCTTTAATAAAAGCTTTTTTAGCTAATTCGCTGTCCCATAAATACCCCTCTAAATATAAGTATTTACTTTCCTTAATTACAGTAAAGTCAATGTCTTCTGGTTCAAACTCTATAGATGCTCCTAGGTAAGTGCACATAGTTCTTTGTGCATCAGGTGTAATTAAAATAATTGAATGAGCTGTTGAAGAACCTTCAATAGTTGGTGGAGTGTTAAATATGGTTTTGCTTTGTTTAATATCTTCAGAAAAGAAATCCCCAAATTGATCATTTTTAACCCTTCCAATAAACTGAACATGATTACCTAATTCTGCTAAACAAACAACGGTATTTGCTGAGGATCCCCCTGATATTTGTTTGACCACTTTGCAATTTTCTAATAATCTCTGAGATTCATCAGAATTAATTAGATTCATTGATCCTTTAGCCAGATTATTTATCTCAAGGAACTCATCCTCAATATTTACAATAATATCTACTATTGCGTTGCCCAGACCAATGAGATCTACCTTTTTATTATGTTCAAAATTTCTAAAGGATTCCTTCATTAATTTGGAATTAAATCACCTAAGAAGTGCTCTTTTAGGACCATGAATTGGGTCTTCAATTACTATGGTTTGATCTCTATTCGCTCCCAACGAGACAATGGCAATTGGAACCTCCATTAATTCAGCTAAAAATCTTAGATAATTCATAGCATTCTTTGGGAGATCAGATAGTTTTCTGCAATCTGCAGTTGAACATTGCCAACCTTTTAATGTTTTGAAGATTGGCTTACATTTTTTTAAGTCATCTGAATTTGTAGGAAAGTAGTCTATTTCCTCTCCATCCAGATCATATGCAATACAAACTTGTATCTCATCTAATTCATCTAACACATCTAGTTTCGTAACTGCTAAACAATCAAGACCATTTACAGATACAGCATATTTACCAATAACCCCATCAAACCATCCACATCTTCTCCTTCTGCCAGTAGTAGTTCCAAATTCACTACCTCTATCACAGAGTTGATCATTAATACTCCCTTGCAATTCCGTTGGGAATGGCCCCTCTCCAACTCTTGTAGTGTAAGCCTTCGCGACACCTATGACTCTATCAATTAAAGTTGGACCCACTCCAGCACCAATACATGCACCTCCTGATATAGGGTTTGATGAGGTAACAAAAGGATAAGTCCCATGATCTAAGTCAAGTAGAGTACCTTGAGCACCTTCGAAAAGAATATTCTTCTTGTTTTTTGAGGCTGCATGGATAGTCCTCGTACAGTCAACAACATGCTTTGATAATCTTTCCCCATAGTCAAGATATTCTTCAAGAATATCTTCTAATTTAAGTGGTTTAATGCCATAGATTTTTTCTAGTAGACCGTTTTTTTCTCTTAATGGAATTTCGATAACATCCTTTAGCCGTTCCTTACTTAGCAAATCTCTTATTCTAATACCATTTCTTTGCGACTTGTCCGCATAAGTTGGCCCAATACCGCGACCTGTAGTCCCTATTTTGTTTGACCCTCTATCAGCCTCCATCGCTTCATCCAAAATTCGGTGGTAGGGCATTGTTACATGAGATGTTGATGAAATTTTTAATCCCGAGATATCAATTCCATTATCAATTAACATATCAATTTCTTTTAGCAAAATTTTTGGATCTACAACAGTTCCCGACCCAATTAAACAAGAAGTATTTTTATAAAGTATTCCTGAGGGAATTAGATGTAATTTTAAGACTTTATCATCTACAACTATAGTATGGCCTGCATTTACTCCCCCTTGGTAGCGCACGACGACATCCGCCGAACGACTAAGTAAATCCGTTATTTTACCTTTTCCTTCGTCACCCCATTGGGCTCCGATTACAACAACATTAGCCAATTTTAGAAGAGCATTATTTTTGTGGGAATATTTAATATATTCAAAAATCTTGGTTTACTTTTAAAAAGTAAATGAATTGTATCAACTT includes these proteins:
- a CDS encoding DUF2854 domain-containing protein — protein: MKKYLSPGNLIVTAGGILAFVGMTAYFTDSVNLSVPTFFYGVPIFLIGLGLKTSEIPPVKLFDKTNFATDKFNRPKELTALVKDVTRWRYGIKAHLESSLESLNLWDEDNPPQLKEIEEITKEEKNGLRMRFELNAVPLEKWIEKQERLNRFFVKGLESEFIIDDNKEEFDFILFY
- a CDS encoding single-stranded DNA-binding protein — protein: MNHCLIQAVINSAPQMRYTKENQTPIAEMIVNFKGLRSEDPPRDLKIIGWGNIAQEMLNELKEGQNIVIEGRLKMNSVTRKDGTKEKQPELTASKIHQISPVEVIKSDQKENNDSFENKGTPKKSSWDSSPLVPEVDEIPF
- the cobK gene encoding precorrin-6A reductase — protein: MQNQENCYKNVWILSGTSDGPEIANRLLELNYSVFASVLTYKAGQAYIENPKLHIITGKLNNKDQIINFINKNKIACVVDATHPFAVIISKNLNNACKEINIPFLLFERKSLIKNTNNFFYIDHLKDINNVDIENKNILLAIGSRFLNDTANYYMNRKANVFTRVLPTYEGITKAFGSCIKNSNIAILEPSKKNKSFLEKKLCDFWEIDYVLCRESGSYSQKNWESIVSGSKMKLFLVKRPIVKNDNSYSFDQYHDLINHIINNIDV
- the cutA gene encoding divalent cation tolerance protein CutA, giving the protein MITTESSNANALRMAKLLIQNKLAACVSIKQIFSIYKWDDDIEETKEFEITIKSKLEFKDYLIEFLNKNSTYDVPQIIYKKYHAEMKYYDWLNKTI
- a CDS encoding adenosine kinase → MKESFRNFEHNKKVDLIGLGNAIVDIIVNIEDEFLEINNLAKGSMNLINSDESQRLLENCKVVKQISGGSSANTVVCLAELGNHVQFIGRVKNDQFGDFFSEDIKQSKTIFNTPPTIEGSSTAHSIILITPDAQRTMCTYLGASIEFEPEDIDFTVIKESKYLYLEGYLWDSELAKKAFIKAAQIAKQSNTKIILSLSDSFCVDRHRESFLELIYEYVDIVFCNESEVLSLFKNDKLASCQEDLSSLCELVIVTLGSNGSLIVNKNNVEIIESITKGKIIDTTGAGDIYAGGFIHGLINNCSLKKCGEIASICAGQIITQLGSRSDIDLKELIK
- a CDS encoding adenylosuccinate synthase, giving the protein MANVVVIGAQWGDEGKGKITDLLSRSADVVVRYQGGVNAGHTIVVDDKVLKLHLIPSGILYKNTSCLIGSGTVVDPKILLKEIDMLIDNGIDISGLKISSTSHVTMPYHRILDEAMEADRGSNKIGTTGRGIGPTYADKSQRNGIRIRDLLSKERLKDVIEIPLREKNGLLEKIYGIKPLKLEDILEEYLDYGERLSKHVVDCTRTIHAASKNKKNILFEGAQGTLLDLDHGTYPFVTSSNPISGGACIGAGVGPTLIDRVIGVAKAYTTRVGEGPFPTELQGSINDQLCDRGSEFGTTTGRRRRCGWFDGVIGKYAVSVNGLDCLAVTKLDVLDELDEIQVCIAYDLDGEEIDYFPTNSDDLKKCKPIFKTLKGWQCSTADCRKLSDLPKNAMNYLRFLAELMEVPIAIVSLGANRDQTIVIEDPIHGPKRALLR